TATATAAGAGGAATATACAGACAGAATCAACACGTTCAGCACTCATGCAAATACAAGCAGCTTCAATGGCCTCATCCTTTCCATCCACTGGCTGACTGGGAAGAAAGCTTGCTTCTGGAAATGCTTATGTACACAACATGGATCCTCCAGCAAGGGGCCTTAAATTCTTATTCTGCTCAGTTACTGGTCCCTggatccccatgtccccccagcTAACAGACAAACATGCATTGGGTCTCTGGTAGCTGGTCCTGGTGTCCCTCCAGTAGCCAAATCTCAGACCTTCTGGTCTCTGCAGCATCTGGCCCAGACTCATGGTTGCTCAGCTCCCAAGCGTTTGCATGGCTGGTCTGGTTGGGGTTTGCCCGAGGTCACACACTGGCGCAGCTACCCAGGCTGTGTGCCtgggctccagcctctgccttCTGGTGCCCCTGGGCCCCTGCCACCCGTGGTGgtacagctccagctgctggcaTCTCTGTTTCTGTACATTGTCACACCCCATGGAGATTTTCCTCACCCAGGAAAACAGTTACAAATGTAGTTTAACAAGCAGGTAGGACAATCTACAGTGCTCAGGCCCAGGGCATGGCTGAACCACCATACTGGGCAGGCACTGCTTACATACACCTGGCCTCTGGTAGCCCTTTTGCCCCCTCCCACTATCCTCTTGTGCTTGTTCTTTCCCAAACCACTTTCATGGTTCACTGTCCCTCGTGTTGCCTTCAGTTCTTCTTCTGAATATCCAGTACTGCCCTCTGCAAACCCAAAATACTCCTTCAGGCATCTCACAATGAGTTCCATACCCTGTGGGCAGTAACCCCTCCCTAGGTCTGTTTGGTGGTCTAGAGAGCCTCTTCTGTGGACTCTGGGTCTCTCTCGTCCCTGGGGCCTGGCAGCAGCCGGACTGAGGGCTTGGTTTCTTTCATTTGGGTTGTTGGGGTTCCTCTGCCCCACACTGTTCATTTGTGCTCTTTGTGTCTGTGGGGAGGACACTGACTTATTTTTGTCTCTAAAATGTCAAGAGTCTGGGTGGGCACTGCACAACTGCTCCAACAATGGAGGGTGCAGCATAGGCTCACTTGTGACTCCTCAATGCTGATACTGCCAGAGTCTGAACTATGTGAAGCACATCCATTTCTTGTTCAGTTACTGAAGAACAACTAAGAACATAAatttaaaaacctcaaaactcTAACCACCAGCTTTATATTCTTAATATTAGTAAAGTGCAAAGGGAGGGGAAATAGGAAAGGATTAGGTGTTTATAAGTAATGGTTTTCATACAGTGCTTCTAACCACAAGAGTATTTTGTTTCTCAAATTTAAGTGTAATAGGCTTCAGACTATAAAATGCTTTATTTAATCTTGGCTTGAAAGCAATGCCAGCGAAGTGGACTGGTCACAATTTTGTTAGGTGGTACTGACAAGCCAAGTCTTAGAAATGGTTCCAAAAGTGCTTGTTATTCTAAATGCTAATTGATTTTTAGCAGTTAAAAGTCTCCCTTTGTTTAGTGTGAATTTCTTGTTTTGAATGCGGCTTGTGTCTGCTTTGGGATTGTTCCCCTTAGAGCAAACAAGTTTATACCTAGATCTTTATAGCCTTAGGATATTTCAAGCTATaattatttctctttccttccccCTGCTTCTAGGCTCCCTTGTTTTCAAGGCTGGACATGTTAAGCTTAGGAAGCTGTTGCCACTATCTCAAGTGGTGTTTGTTTCCACCCTCCGGACTCTTTCAGTGGAGTATTAGTTTTTGCTTTTTGTACTTGAGAACACCTTTCCTTCTATCTActgcattttctcttttcccaatTTGTTGCTTTAGTTTAGACCACAGAAATTTAAAGCCTTGCATGCGTTTTTATGTGAAGGCTTGCTTTAAGGTGATACGTTGTTGAGCAAACATTAGGAATGGAGGCACATCTTGTtaataaaaatctgattttttttttatcctgaaAAAAACGCCTGgataaatataataaaagtcAGTTGTTTGCTGATGGATATTATGAAAACCCCAGTATCCACACGCTGTAACGCACTCGGTAATCTGTCACGGCCgcgggcagccccagcccttgcGCGGCCGGCTCGCAGCCCCGGCCGCGGGCCGAAGCCGGGGTTCGCCCGGGAGCCGCCTCAGGGCCGGCGCGGCGGCGCTCGGGGCCCGCTCGCACCGAGGCGTTCGCGCCGCTCCTCCGGCGCCGGAGCTCGGCCGGGGAGCGCAGCGGGCTCTTTAAGAAGCCCCCGTGCCGGTGGCTGTCGCCGGCTGCCAAGTGCGGGAGAAGCCGAGCTTTGCGGCGAAGCCCGAGCGTAACCAGCCGGCTGGGGGAGATGCCGCCCCGCAATGACTGACAGCAGGACCAGCTCTATGCAAATGGCGCCGGgggctctgccggggctctctctctccacacGCGCCGCCGCCTCTCGCCTCCCGCTCCCCGTAACGCGCCCTGCCTCGCACAAAGCAATTGTTGCTTTTTGGGGGGGGACGTCGTTACACGTAAAATCATCTCCAGCACGGTTTCAGTTTGAGATTGTGAGAGGGAGCTGGGAGATGTGTCAGAGCTTGTTACTCCAGCTAAATTAGGTAATTTTTAGCTGGGTAACGTGCTAATCTTTAAACCTTTATGTTTTTAAATCCTGCATATGTCTCGTCTCTTCATACAAAAGTGTATTTTGCTTGTTTCTTCTCGCCTTCTTCAGTCTGAAGCCTTATGTAGGTCAGGCTTGGCTTAAGCAGATTTCCTGAACCTGCGTCAGCTTAAGCTGAAGGAATTTTAATAAACCCTCCCTTGTAGGCGTGGGCCTAAATGAGACTAGCCTAGTTAAGCCTGATCTTTTTCTGTTTgtgaaaaagagctgagcagagctAGGGACTGCATGGTGGCTCCAGGAACGGCTTCCTTAATTCAAAGATAACAATGGTTGGGAAGGCCAGATCTTCTAATTTTACCTTATCTGAAAAGCTCGATTTGCTAAAACTCGTGAAGCCGTATGTTAAAATTCTCGAGGAACATACCAATAAGCATTCTGTAATagtggaaaaaaacaaatgcTGGGATATTATAGCTGATAACTACAATGCCATCGGAGTAGATCGCCCTCCTCGTACTGCACAGGGCCTGCGCACGCTGTACAAGAGGCTCAAAGAATATGCCAAACAGGAGCTATTGCAGCAAAAGGAGACTCACTCAGATTGTAAAAGCAGCATTTCCGAGCCAACCAAGAAAGTTGTGGAAATGATTCCACAGATTTCCAATGTGTGTTTAAGAGACAGGAGCGGTGTTCAAAGGTGAGacaattctttttattttgttactgAATGAAAATTATGGCGCCTCCTATCTACTTTGTAATGCTTTTGCTTGTGCTCAGGCTCCTAAAGGAAGTGTTTATCAGAGAAAATTCCCAATTGGGAAACAATGACAAAAATAATACTGCTGTTGTTTTATGAGAAGCTTTATGTTGACTTAGCattgcattaatttttttcagctctttcaaAGCTTGTTTCAGAGTCTTTGTCATACTCTGGAAAGTGAGGGTTAAGAGAGAATCAAAGGGAAATAGTAGCTCCAACCTCTACCCCTCCCCTACCTTTTAATAGGCAGATTATTCAAACACTGGCAAAGTGATGGCTATTCTCCTCCATTTAAGGTAATACTGCAGTCATTTTGCAACATATGAAACTGTTACCAGTTTATataggatttttaataaagtTAGTTCACAGAGCCAAGAAATCTTATTCaccttttttctctcatttactTTGGTGTTTGCATGTTATGTTTTAGCTAATCCCGaacctttaaagaaaaaaaaaattgattctCCACACTGCAGTGCCTTTGTGAGTgcaaatgttttttttaaattatacttTTCTTGTACTGACGATGGTTCCCTGAAGCTGGAGCAAAGCTAATTGCAGTCTAAACTCCGAGCAGTTCTGTGTCATATGTGAGGTAGTTTAAATACAGAGAGAAACTGAGAGGTACAGCACTagaagttttctctttttttttttgcaaggtttcttttttttactgctCAGTAAAGTGAGACACACTGTCTAGATTTGAGCCAGACATAATACAGGCAGGCACTGTGCAGGCTTTCTCCCACAGCTGGCTAATGCCCCTCATATCTGACTTGCAACACTCTGCTGGTTCTGTATTGGTCCTTGAGGGATCAAAAAATGCCTGGGTCGGATTTTGGTTCCTCCAGATACAAAAACTAAGCTAGGGAGTGGGGGAGGGAAGTCAAATAACTCTCCAGCAACCTTGAGAAAGCTctgatttttcttattttcccaAGCAGATTAATGGGAAGCGAACTTTCCGTATTTTAATCAGATATAGTGATAGTGAGCGCAGCAGCGTAACGCTCTAAGAAAAGCTGGCATGCGCACACTCGCTGAATTGGATTCATGGTGCCACTGGTTGAACTGAATGGTAACAATTGTCTAAATCCCAACATGCCAGATGCTCTAAAAATATTCTGTTGTGGGTCCTTTGCGTAAAGAAGTCTAAAGCAACtggactgtgctgctgctcctgatgAATGCCCCTGGAGGAACCATTCCAAAGAATTCTCTGGAACAAAATGAGGCTTTTAATTGCTCTAATAAAGGTTGCAGTGTCTTGACTACCAACTTTTgtaaggagggggaaaaaaccataGTGTGAGAACTTTAGTTTGTAGATCGGCTTATAAAAAGCACTGACGCTGTTAGTGAATGATTAAGAGCTAATGATCTCCATAGTTTGTCTCCTGtaatttaaacaattttttgcagttttttatGGGTCCTGGAACACTGACTTGATTACTGCTAACCCAAAATGGTTCCTAGGAACAGCCACTACACTGTGGGCTGAAGGAAAAGAACATAATTtacaagattattttttttccctgcccagATACATAATTATTTGATAGTTCTCTGAGTTGCATTTTATTCTAATTTTATAAACCCAGTGTTGGGTTTCAACTCACCAGGATATGACTTAGGTTTTGGAGGAGGGAAATATGACTTATAAGGAGCCCAAATTCTTAATCGCACCTTTAAGGAATTTCTAGCTTGCTGTGATTAAATGAAACCTGGTGAATCATGGGTGCCTGCAGGCTTATAAACACCATGCCCCAATTGTGGTAACTGTTGTTTGTCTTTCTTTCAGTCAAGTTGTCAGAAACAACATTAGTAACCACCATACAGGCAGCTCTTTTGTTTCTCaattccttctttctctctttgctGTCTAATTGTTTTCCACTTAAGAGGCTgactaaggggaaaaaaaaaaaacaagcctcATCAGAGTTACCTGAAGATCTGGTAATTTTTCTAGTTCTGTGTGGATTACACTATTAagagctggatttttttccactgtttagAGGCTTTAGTCTATGCTACACAAAATCTCACCTTTCTTTCTTCTATTTAACCTCTCTTACTTTCTCTTTATGCTctctctccatttccttttgtcagAATGACCTGCTTCTCCTGCTGGTTGTTTCCACTTTTCTCAGGCTAGAAGCTGGCCAGGAGCCAACAAATAAGAAGGAGAGAAGCTTTATTAGAAGCTGTGGTTGTGAAAAGGGGGAAAACTCAGAATTACACTCAGCACAGGGGAAAACAAGTGAAAATTTGTGTGCAGGATAATGCTTCCTATGCTGAGAGAACTAAAACAATGTGAGAAAGAAGCATGTAGGAAAAAGTGAAGCTTTGTGGCATGAGGTAGAAGGGAGTAAGGTGATATAATTGATTCTCTATAGGCAGCTCAGGTAACAGTCAATAGAATGAAGCttatcttggtttttttttcaggggatTAATGAAAGGTCAGTTTTTAATACCTGCTTCAGATGGACAGtacttttaaaagaattttaagaTTAAATAGTTTGTGTGGTTGACAGGCTTTATTTTTGGAAAATATATTGCTCTGACCCTCATGGGCCTTTTTGCAAATAAGCATTGAGAAACTTTCATGCTTTTATTatagaaaatgcattttcatgTTAATGGATGGCAGGCTAGGTCACGGTCCTTCAGAAAATGCAACTATGATTGCTTATTTCTTTTAAACCCAGAGTTTTGAAGACCATGGGAGAACCAGAATTAGGATCATGCTACCTTTTCATTAAGGAGGTAGTGCATTTATGTGAGAACAGGATGTCTAAATTACGTTTCTTCTTTGCTTCTGGGAATTTGAACCTACATCTCTTACTAACCAGGATAGTGTTTTAATAATCAGTTTCTCAGTGTATGGCTTGTAGGGCTCTGAAGGCATTTTAAATTGTAGAGAAACGCCATGGCTCACCCCCAGATTTAAGATGGCAACTCAAGTCCTCCAGGATTGGGGAGCATCTGTGAACATTATGTTCATCATGGATCCACTTGCTGCCTTTGACTGCTAGCAGCAGTTTTTGAAGggttcagaaatgttttgagtcTGCAAGCACCAGTTACAGCCTCTGTTTTAGACAGTCCTGGCCAGAGAGTGCGCTGACTTGGCTGTCAATCCCAAGTTAATATATTCGTGTTCCCATGTAACTCTATACTGCCATCCCAGTCATGCTGCAAGTATTCTTTGTAGATCTGTACAGTAATAGATCAAGAAGCTGATCTGGCTTAAAAAAGCATTACCTGAATAAAGGAGTGATGTGCAGAAGTGTAGGGTTTCAAACACAACTGATGGTAGACAAGTGTCAGGAACAGCTTGAGCCATTATTATCATCAAAGCCAAGGCAATGCCAAATCATGATTTGAGATGCTGCTGACTCAGGGATTTACACAAAGACAGATGAGTCAAGTGGGTGTTGTTCTTGAAAAAAGAAATGCACAGGACTATAGCCTGTTCTTAATGGAAACATTTCTGTGTCTTGAACCTTCAGAAGAAATATTAAGATGGATGATTCAAAGAGAAGGAGCAAGGATTAGCTTGCTTCCCAAATCTACTGGCAAGGGTTGTCCTTTAGGCTCTGGTTTCTTTTCCCAAGGCTCTTTGTGTAATTTTATTTAGTGATTATTTTATGTtgaaaaaacccctaaatacTTGGGTGCATGAATCCGAAACAGAGCACATTAAAACAGGGGGAGACAAATAAATTTGGAAGATGGGAATGTTTCTGCCATAGTTCACTCCATCTAAATCAATGTCCTTTTAAAATCACCTTTTACATTATATAACATTTTCCTCTCTTACTTGCATGACTtggttctgcttttttttttttttaatatagtttcATGTGTCATTAATAGCCCTTCTTGCTTCTTCAGTGTCAGAGGGGCCTACCAGACGAGGTCTCTATTTTCTGTACTGCCTTTAGAGCAGTAAAATCTGAGTGAGAcagggctgtgtctgtgtggtaGAAAGAGGGGCACAAGTGGTGTTCAGCTAATGGAATAGAGTCCTGGGCACAGATAGCAGAGTAGTATTCAAATGAAGCTTTGGTTACTTACAGCTATGccttttaaaatagtttttaatGGATTATTTAAATATGATTTTGTGTGTTCTAGTGCTAGTATCGATAAAGAAACAATTGCTGGTACCAGTTCACCACAGGCAATGTTGGATCACCATCCTGCGACAGTCATGATGGACTTGCAGTCAGAAGAGGATGTCAAACCTCCTCCTTCTCTGATTATAGACTCCCAGCAAAATGAGAACTTAGAACAAGAGGAGGAACACCAGCTGGTGCATATTATGGAAAGGTCTCCTTCAACATCAGTGTCTTCAGTCGATATGAGAGTGATGATGTCTCCTTCCCCTGTACCAAGAAGAGATGAGTTTTTTAGGCTTGAGGTTGGAGAACGCTTTAGACCAATGTGTGGTTATGACCCACAGATGTTGCAAATGCTGAAGGAGGAGCATCAAATAATATTAGAAAACCAAAGAAAGATTGGTCTTTATGTCCAAGAAAAAAGGGATGGTttgaaaagaaagcagcaaCTGGAAGAAGAACTGTTGCGAACAAAAATCAAAGTAGAGAAGCTGAAGGCAATACGACTACGCCGTGATCTGCCAGAATACAACAAtatctaaatattttattacttcTGTCATATTCTTTGAAATACTTAATAATAAATGCAAAATTGTTTCTTATGTTAATATGGATGAATCAAAATCTTGAGACATGAAAGCATATGTTGTTTAAGTACCTTAGAAAAATACCTCGTGTGGGTTTGAATGCACCAACTCTTCTGGTCTAAAGTATAGTCAAATTCATGTTTAAGTGTTTAGATTGATAAAAATCCaaactttaaaaacatttccacttATCTCTAGAGTTTTGATGAGCTAATGGAAATTTAATTCAATTCTTGTTAAAAATTTTGGTCATATacattattttttcaaataatCATCTTTAATATCTTAATGAAGTTGCAGGTAAATAAATGCATATAAGAAGGAGAAATAAGAGGCCatgtttaaatgttttattcttttcaaGTTCGTAAATCTTATGACAGTAGTGACGTTTTGCTGATATAACAgcttggaaaacaaaatcactggattgttatatttttttaatattcagtaGACGTTTGAATAAATGTACATCTTTTTAAAAGTTGATACTTTTTAATTGTTTCCAGTGGAGAAGTGTTTCCACAGGATGTTATCATAAGAGAGACAGTGAATGAAACACTTGGTTTTTAAAACTGCATGCATGTGTAATTTGTGTGTACAGTTACCATGATTGTGTATTCAGTTATAGTAATTATACTGGTGATCAACCATATAAATATCTACTTTGCTCATTTGCATGCATAATTACTGCAGTGCATGTGCAACCAAGACAGTTGCAGGTGCCTTTGATCAATATCACTATGACTATAAGCTACTGAAATAAAATCGTTTCTGTATGTAAGTAACATGTGACTTGAAATCAACAGCAGATTGTGTTATTCTGGGTCCCTTTTATAGATCCTGTTGTTCCCATCTTTCGATTAGTTTCAAATAAAAAGCcccaaatgaaaacaaaattgaTTCTTCTGTCTGTCCTGGTAGCAGCTGTTTCCTCTGTAGTTATGATCAACTTTAATAACTGGAagaaaaatacatgaaaaatatcAGTCCCAG
This genomic window from Zonotrichia albicollis isolate bZonAlb1 chromosome 1, bZonAlb1.hap1, whole genome shotgun sequence contains:
- the FSBP gene encoding fibrinogen silencer-binding protein — encoded protein: MVGKARSSNFTLSEKLDLLKLVKPYVKILEEHTNKHSVIVEKNKCWDIIADNYNAIGVDRPPRTAQGLRTLYKRLKEYAKQELLQQKETHSDCKSSISEPTKKVVEMIPQISNVCLRDRSGVQSASIDKETIAGTSSPQAMLDHHPATVMMDLQSEEDVKPPPSLIIDSQQNENLEQEEEHQLVHIMERSPSTSVSSVDMRVMMSPSPVPRRDEFFRLEVGERFRPMCGYDPQMLQMLKEEHQIILENQRKIGLYVQEKRDGLKRKQQLEEELLRTKIKVEKLKAIRLRRDLPEYNNI